From Echinicola jeungdonensis, the proteins below share one genomic window:
- a CDS encoding glycoside hydrolase family 78 protein translates to MLIQNNHIGYTILNNKVNFLALLLVLLAFCQCNTKNTSSDIQLGKLTTELAVNPIGIKKETPRFGWELESNGQGVSQKAYHIIVASSKGKAENGEGDIWDSGMVASDKSQLVPYGGETLERASRFFWRVKVWNQHENGSDWSEVNFFETAPDASFLDAHWIGAITREESHLPEGRDYHTPVMGKEKKEKWSKVDPLAKQSIQLRKTFEAGKDIEKATVYISGLGHYELTLNGEKVGNSEFAPLWSDYDKTVYYNSYEVKDLLQNGENAIGVLLGNGMYNVAGERYTKFKISFGPPTLFFKMKLKFTDGSEEVIASDDSWKWSNSPITFNCIFGGEDYNANLEQEGWNKPGFDDRTWQPVVIQNAPKGKLRPQNAPPVAVQKSYEIQEVNEPEEDLFVLDMGQNLSGFPSIKVKGKKGQKVKLVVGEHLKENGTVGQGRTGGPHYYEYTLKGEGEEFWQPRFSYYGYQYIQVDKVNLPGQEENPDWPTLVDIKSNFIYNDAGTRGNFASSNEIFNQTHELIDKAVKSNMHSVFTDCPHREKLGWLEETHLNGPGLFYNYNLATLVPKVMQDMADAQRENGLVPSIAPEYVIFGGDFTDSPEWGVACVVLPWMYYDYYGDPSLIHEYYGTMKKYVDYLSSTADNHIVSHGLGDWYDYGEHVAGYSKNSPIALSATSHYYFGIQLLTKAAKMLGNTADEQKYSRLGENVKAAFNKEFYNEEIQEYGTESQFSNAIPIFLDLVSPEDRDEVLNNLVEDVNEKGNRLSTGDVGNRYLYQVLARNGHNELMYKMHNHYETPGYGFQIKFGLTTLTEQWDPRKGNSWNHFMMGQIEEWFYRSLAGIVPDKENPGFKHFYLKPKVVGDMTGVEANHESLYGNIKSAWKLDGDSFNFEFSIPVNSEATVILPVEKDAEVTVNGVDLEQFEGAELVENENHPALLLGSGNYRIKSTYGPVTK, encoded by the coding sequence ATGTTGATCCAAAATAACCATATTGGTTACACCATATTGAACAACAAGGTCAATTTTTTGGCCTTGTTGTTGGTGCTTCTGGCCTTTTGCCAATGCAACACTAAAAATACCTCATCGGATATTCAACTAGGGAAATTAACCACCGAATTGGCTGTCAACCCCATTGGAATTAAAAAAGAAACTCCCAGGTTTGGCTGGGAATTGGAATCCAATGGCCAAGGGGTGAGCCAAAAAGCTTATCACATCATTGTGGCTTCCAGCAAGGGAAAAGCAGAAAATGGTGAAGGTGACATTTGGGACAGTGGTATGGTAGCCAGTGACAAGAGTCAATTGGTGCCATATGGAGGTGAAACATTGGAGAGGGCTTCGAGGTTTTTTTGGAGAGTAAAAGTTTGGAACCAGCATGAGAATGGTTCTGACTGGAGTGAAGTGAATTTTTTTGAAACTGCCCCTGATGCATCCTTTTTGGATGCCCATTGGATCGGTGCTATTACCAGGGAAGAAAGCCATTTGCCGGAAGGCAGGGATTACCATACCCCTGTAATGGGCAAAGAGAAAAAGGAAAAATGGAGCAAAGTTGACCCATTGGCCAAGCAAAGTATCCAATTGAGGAAAACTTTTGAGGCTGGAAAAGATATTGAAAAAGCTACAGTTTATATTAGTGGACTTGGACATTATGAACTGACCTTAAATGGTGAAAAAGTAGGAAACAGTGAATTTGCACCGCTTTGGTCAGATTACGACAAAACCGTTTATTATAATTCTTATGAAGTAAAGGATTTACTGCAAAATGGTGAAAATGCCATCGGGGTATTGCTGGGTAATGGTATGTACAATGTCGCTGGAGAGCGTTACACCAAGTTTAAGATCAGCTTTGGCCCACCAACCTTATTTTTTAAGATGAAATTGAAATTTACAGATGGATCGGAAGAAGTGATCGCCTCAGATGATTCCTGGAAATGGTCCAATAGCCCTATCACCTTCAACTGTATATTTGGAGGCGAAGACTATAATGCCAATTTGGAACAAGAAGGCTGGAACAAACCTGGTTTTGATGATCGAACCTGGCAACCTGTAGTTATTCAAAATGCCCCAAAAGGAAAATTAAGGCCTCAAAATGCCCCTCCTGTAGCCGTCCAAAAATCTTATGAAATCCAGGAAGTTAACGAACCTGAAGAGGACTTGTTTGTCCTGGATATGGGCCAAAATCTTTCCGGTTTCCCTTCCATCAAAGTAAAAGGCAAAAAAGGCCAAAAGGTGAAATTGGTGGTTGGTGAACACTTAAAGGAAAATGGTACTGTAGGCCAGGGACGAACCGGCGGACCTCATTATTATGAATATACTCTAAAAGGAGAAGGAGAAGAATTCTGGCAGCCCAGGTTCAGCTATTACGGCTATCAGTATATTCAGGTAGATAAGGTAAACTTGCCCGGTCAGGAAGAAAATCCTGATTGGCCTACCTTGGTGGATATCAAGTCAAACTTTATCTACAATGATGCCGGTACCCGTGGAAACTTTGCAAGCTCCAATGAGATATTCAACCAGACCCATGAGCTAATTGACAAAGCCGTAAAAAGTAATATGCATAGCGTGTTTACTGATTGTCCACACAGGGAAAAATTGGGCTGGCTGGAAGAAACTCATTTGAATGGCCCTGGCTTATTCTACAATTATAACCTGGCCACTTTGGTACCTAAGGTTATGCAGGACATGGCTGATGCCCAAAGGGAAAATGGCTTGGTACCTAGCATTGCACCCGAATATGTGATATTTGGAGGTGATTTCACAGATTCCCCGGAATGGGGCGTGGCTTGTGTGGTCCTCCCTTGGATGTATTATGATTATTATGGTGACCCATCCCTGATCCATGAATACTATGGGACCATGAAAAAATATGTGGACTACCTGAGCTCCACTGCCGACAATCATATTGTTTCTCATGGATTGGGGGATTGGTATGATTACGGGGAGCATGTAGCAGGATATTCTAAAAACAGCCCCATTGCATTATCCGCAACTTCCCATTATTACTTTGGAATCCAACTCCTGACCAAAGCCGCAAAAATGCTTGGAAATACAGCCGATGAGCAGAAATATTCCCGACTGGGAGAGAATGTCAAGGCAGCATTTAACAAGGAATTCTATAATGAAGAAATTCAAGAATATGGCACGGAAAGCCAATTTTCCAATGCCATTCCTATTTTCTTAGACTTGGTTAGCCCAGAAGATAGGGATGAAGTCTTGAATAATTTAGTGGAAGATGTGAATGAAAAAGGCAACCGCCTCTCTACAGGAGATGTAGGCAATCGCTATTTGTACCAGGTTTTGGCCAGAAATGGGCATAATGAACTGATGTACAAAATGCACAACCACTATGAAACCCCAGGTTATGGCTTTCAGATCAAATTTGGCCTGACTACCCTTACCGAACAGTGGGATCCAAGAAAAGGCAACAGTTGGAACCATTTTATGATGGGCCAGATCGAGGAATGGTTTTATAGAAGTTTGGCAGGAATTGTTCCGGACAAGGAAAATCCTGGATTCAAGCATTTCTACCTTAAGCCAAAAGTGGTGGGAGATATGACAGGAGTCGAAGCTAATCATGAAAGCCTTTATGGGAATATCAAATCCGCCTGGAAACTGGATGGGGATAGTTTTAATTTTGAATTTTCTATTCCTGTGAATTCGGAAGCCACAGTTATTCTGCCTGTTGAAAAAGATGCAGAAGTAACTGTAAATGGAGTGGATTTGGAACAATTTGAAGGGGCCGAATTAGTGGAAAATGAAAATCATCCTGCCCTCCTTTTGGGATCAGGAAATTATAGGATAAAAAGTACCTATGGTCCTGTAACTAAATAA
- a CDS encoding dihydrodipicolinate synthase family protein has product MMNKKYKGVVVPMVTPLTTKGEIDREAVACIMAQFAQNNISPLVLGTTGESASFSEKESLEMLDATLEAKADGQQVYAGLVSNEVADQNRRGKLYLDKGVDVVVATLPGYYKLNEGQMKAHFERLADELQGPLMVYNIKATTQMSIPLSVIAELSHHPHIWGLKDSERDLERLGESIQEYQDREDFSFFCGWGAQSAFSLKIGADGIVPSTGNIVPEMYKALYAAAQKGDQETASRFQDLTDQVARIYQGEKSLGESLAALKLMMNDKGWCQPYMKPPLSLLPKEEAEEVVHQWKSFYITN; this is encoded by the coding sequence ATGATGAATAAAAAATATAAAGGAGTTGTTGTGCCAATGGTCACTCCCTTGACAACTAAAGGGGAAATAGACCGGGAGGCTGTGGCCTGCATCATGGCCCAATTTGCCCAGAATAACATATCTCCATTGGTTTTAGGGACCACAGGGGAATCGGCCTCTTTTTCGGAAAAGGAAAGTCTTGAAATGCTGGATGCTACCCTTGAAGCCAAAGCTGATGGCCAACAGGTTTATGCCGGATTGGTCAGCAATGAAGTGGCCGATCAAAACCGACGTGGAAAGCTTTATTTGGATAAAGGCGTCGATGTGGTTGTGGCCACCTTGCCAGGGTATTATAAGCTCAATGAAGGCCAAATGAAAGCCCATTTTGAACGATTGGCAGATGAGCTTCAGGGGCCTTTGATGGTTTACAATATCAAGGCCACCACGCAAATGTCCATTCCCTTGTCAGTGATTGCCGAACTTAGCCACCATCCCCATATCTGGGGGCTGAAGGATTCTGAGCGGGATCTTGAAAGATTAGGGGAAAGCATCCAGGAATATCAGGATCGGGAGGATTTTTCCTTTTTCTGCGGTTGGGGAGCCCAGTCTGCTTTCAGCCTTAAAATTGGTGCTGATGGGATTGTGCCCAGTACAGGAAATATTGTTCCGGAAATGTACAAAGCCTTGTATGCTGCTGCCCAAAAGGGAGATCAGGAAACCGCCTCACGTTTCCAAGACTTGACCGATCAGGTGGCCAGGATATATCAGGGAGAAAAAAGTCTGGGTGAATCCCTGGCTGCCTTAAAACTGATGATGAATGATAAGGGTTGGTGTCAGCCTTATATGAAACCACCACTTTCCTTATTGCCCAAGGAAGAAGCGGAAGAGGTAGTTCATCAATGGAAAAGCTTTTATATCACCAATTAA
- a CDS encoding sodium:solute symporter — translation MGGEGLHLIDYILIVASILGTIYMGIYFSRRQKSSEDYFAGGGGIPSWAIGMSIFATLISSVTFLAYPSAAYESNWILLVQGLMVPIVLVMMIWIIVPLFRKVIGLSTYEYFEKRFGFFARLYSSLAFVLTHFSKMGTVLFLVSLALSSMIEVDIFVIIAVLGVVIIFLTLLGGIEAVIWMDVIQGFLLIGGGLFCLGLLLWVPEGGPQRVVEEAFNMNKIGFGPYDIDFTRLTFIVIAFNGVFYAIQKYGTDQTIVQRYLTARNDKEAKKAAYMGVFLSVPVWGLFMLIGSLLFVFYQISGSALPEGTSVDAVFPYFIMSELPPGVTGLVIAALAAAAISSLDSDMNCLAAVGVEDYYKRFNPNCTTQQKLKVGRILVFISGLAASFVAVLYVFWEGEGVLGAVFGLYAIFSAGIVGIFLLGLFSRRANKEGLYFGIVTCILFTAYAFLTSTPMNLGGGEKLVLDFGRFNFPHHKYMLGVYSHLIVLVVGYVASLFFDRPKADVNLTIYGYFKEKQVKKEKKEEKISQLS, via the coding sequence ATGGGAGGAGAAGGATTACATTTAATCGATTATATATTGATCGTCGCCTCGATTTTAGGAACGATTTACATGGGGATTTATTTCTCAAGAAGGCAAAAAAGCAGTGAAGACTATTTTGCCGGAGGTGGAGGAATTCCCTCTTGGGCCATTGGAATGTCCATTTTTGCCACATTGATCAGTAGTGTGACTTTTTTAGCTTACCCGAGTGCTGCCTATGAATCCAATTGGATTTTGCTGGTGCAAGGGCTTATGGTTCCTATTGTTCTTGTAATGATGATCTGGATCATTGTGCCTTTATTTAGAAAGGTCATTGGTCTAAGTACCTATGAATACTTTGAAAAGCGTTTTGGCTTTTTTGCCCGTTTGTACAGCTCACTCGCATTTGTGTTGACCCACTTTTCCAAAATGGGAACCGTGCTGTTTCTTGTGAGCTTGGCTTTGAGCAGTATGATTGAGGTGGACATATTTGTTATCATCGCTGTCCTTGGAGTCGTGATTATTTTCCTCACCTTACTGGGGGGAATAGAAGCGGTAATCTGGATGGATGTGATACAGGGTTTTCTGCTGATTGGAGGTGGATTATTTTGCCTGGGATTATTGCTTTGGGTGCCAGAAGGCGGCCCGCAAAGGGTAGTTGAGGAAGCCTTCAATATGAACAAAATAGGCTTTGGCCCTTATGATATTGATTTTACCCGGTTGACATTTATTGTTATTGCCTTCAACGGGGTCTTTTATGCCATCCAAAAATATGGTACAGATCAAACCATTGTACAGCGGTATTTGACAGCCAGAAACGACAAGGAGGCAAAAAAAGCAGCCTATATGGGCGTTTTCTTAAGTGTTCCGGTTTGGGGACTTTTTATGCTCATCGGCTCCTTACTTTTTGTTTTCTACCAGATTTCAGGAAGTGCATTGCCGGAGGGCACCAGCGTAGATGCTGTGTTCCCTTATTTTATTATGTCTGAATTGCCTCCAGGAGTGACCGGGTTGGTCATTGCAGCATTGGCAGCAGCTGCCATTTCAAGTTTGGACTCTGATATGAACTGTCTTGCTGCAGTAGGTGTCGAAGATTATTACAAACGATTCAACCCCAATTGCACCACCCAGCAAAAACTAAAAGTAGGAAGAATTTTGGTTTTCATTTCCGGCTTGGCGGCTTCTTTTGTGGCCGTATTGTACGTGTTTTGGGAAGGTGAAGGAGTGCTGGGTGCCGTGTTTGGCCTTTATGCTATTTTCTCAGCAGGGATTGTGGGGATTTTCTTATTAGGCCTATTTAGCCGACGGGCAAACAAGGAAGGTCTATATTTTGGCATTGTTACCTGTATTCTTTTTACAGCTTATGCATTTTTAACTTCTACGCCAATGAACCTTGGTGGCGGAGAAAAGCTGGTATTGGATTTTGGAAGATTTAATTTCCCCCATCACAAATACATGCTGGGGGTTTATAGTCACTTGATTGTATTGGTAGTCGGTTATGTTGCCAGCTTGTTCTTTGACAGACCAAAAGCGGATGTAAACCTCACCATCTACGGTTATTTCAAGGAGAAGCAGGTAAAGAAAGAAAAAAAGGAAGAAAAAATTAGTCAATTGTCATGA